The sequence TTAAGCCTGAGCCTGGCTCTGCTCGCCGCGGCGTCCCTGGCCGCGGGGACGGCCCAGGCCCAGAGCCAACCCTGCGCGAACGCCAACAGCACCGTGGAGATGTCGCTCTGCATCGCCAAGGTGCTTGAGCAGAAAGACCGTGAGCTCGCGGTGGCCATGCAGAAGGTCGCGAGCGACGCCAGTGAGATGCCTGGCGGTCAGTTCCCCACCCTCTGGAAGGACAACCTGACCGGCTTTTTTAAGACCAGTGCTGATCCCGAGGACCAGCTCGCGGCCTTTCAGCAGGCGCGACGCAATGCCTGTGTCTACATGAACTCCATTGCCTTCCAAGGCACGGGTTTTGGCATCTTCGTCAGCAACTGCGAGATCCGCATGACCGATGCCTTGATGGAGTCGCTGAACTAACGGCTCTTCGGTTCCTCCTCTAGACCATTCATTCCCAACAACAGCTGCAGCAGCTTGCTGCTGATTGTGCTGAGCTCCTGCAATTCCTTCAGGGTGCTCAGCACGAGTGGGCGTGTTTCTGCGAGCACCTGATTGGCCTGATCGGATGTCGCCTTGGCGCTTGCTCCGGTGGCAGTGACCTGTCTCAAGGTGTCGCGCAGTGAGGGTGCTGTTGCTTTGGTCTCCTCGTGAATGGTGAGGCTCAGATCGTGCATGCCTGATACGGCCTTGCGGACCTCGGCGAGTGTGTCGGGAACATCCTTGGCCGTGAGTTTGGTGGTGTTGTTCAAGGTGGCCTGCAGGGCCTTCTGGGTTTGATGGAGATCCACCATCAGGCTGCTGATGGCCGGCGGTTGCTCATAGGGCAGCGTCGTGTCGCGCATCCCATGCTTCTCCAGGCTCACCGGCCAAGGCTGCGGGTCTGGGCTGACCACCAGGAAGTGCTCTCCAACCAATCCCTGCTGTCCTTGGCTTGCTGTGCTGCGGGGCCCCACCAACGGCGCAAATTTTTCGGCGATTTGAAATTTGACCTGCACCTTGGCGTTGGGGAGCATTTCCAGCGAGCGCACCTGTCCCACCTGCATTCCTGAGATCTGAACCTCCTGGCCAGGCTTGATGCCATTGGCATTGGCCGCCACCAGTCGCAGATTCAAAAAGCGCTGACCCCAGTGCTGCTCGCGCGCCAATCCAACGAGAACGGCTCCAAGCAACAGCAATCCGGAGCCGAGAAAGAGCAGTTTCTCGTGGCTGCGAGTTGGCGGACTGGGGGTTGTCATAAGGAGGCCGCCTGCAAATTGATGGGATCCAAAATCGAGATCCAGAGCAGCTTCAGGGCAAAGAGAACCATCAGTCCTTCCATCAGGAGGTTGCTGACCATCAGGGCCGGATGCCGATCGCGTTTCAGTTCCTGATACCCCCGCCATTGGCTCCAAGCGCAAATGCAGGCCAAGAAAAAGGAGCAGCGCAGCATCGCCCGCAGCACATCCTTGAAGGCCACGCCGCTGAGCAGGGCCCGCGCTTCGCCAATCAGATCATTGCGGGGGGTGGTCAGGGCTCCCGCGCAGAACGAGGAGATCAAAAACAGCAACAGCAGCACGGCCGCCAGGAGTGCTGAGGCCGGGACGCTCACCAGCCAGGCCCTGGATCCGCGGCGCTCCACCCGATCCAGCCAGTTCGGCATCATCAGGGCCATCCCCAGCAGCGAGACCACCAGCGGTCCGACCAACTGCAGCACCAGCATGGTCAGCAGTTCCAGGCTGAAGCGACTGCTTTGCCCCAGGGGGCCGGCGCTGAGTTCGACCAAGCCCGCACCCACCACCATCCCTGACAGCAGGACGGGGCCACCGCAGCGCTGACCGTTGCGCTCGGCGGTGTTCAGCACACGCCAGATCTGATCGCGTCGGACCTGGCTCAGCACCAGACCGGACCCCATGGCTCCCCATGATTGGCGACGGCCATGGCAACGTCTACCGCTGTGTCCTCAGCCGATAAACAGTGCCACAAAAGGCATAAAAAAAGCCCCCGCCAAACGGCGAGGGCTGAGGGACGATCGCTGAAAGGATCAGTCGAGGTCAGGCATGGCCAGGGTGGGCTCAGCCTTACGGTCGATACCCTTCTCAAAGCCAGCAGCAGCAGCGCGAGCGCGGCCGGCGTGCCAGAGGTGACCCACCAGGAAGAAGAAGGCGAGAACGAACTGAGTCGCAGCCAACCACTGACGGAGGTTCACGAAGTTCACCGAGTTGGGCTCGGTGATGATGCCGCCCACGGAGTTCAGAGACGCGTTGGGGGCGTGGGTCATGTATTCAGCCGCGCGGCGCACCTGCCAGGGCTGAATGTCGTTCTGGAGCTTGTCGAGGCTCAGGCCGTTGGGGCCACGGAGGGGCTCCAGCCAAGGACCACGGAAGTCCCAGAAGCGCATGGTTTCACCACCGAAGATGATCTCGCCGGTGGGGGAGCGCATCAGGTACTTACCCAGACCGGTGGGACCCATGGCAGAGCCGATGTTGGCGCCGAGGCGTTGGTCACGCACCAGGAAGGTGAAGCTCTGGGCCTGGGAGGCTTCGGCGTTGGTGGGGCCGTAGAACTCCGAGGGATAAGCGGTGTTGTTGAACCAGATGTAGGCCGAAGCGATGAAGCTCATGAAGCTCAGAGCGCCCAGGCTGTAGCTCAGGTAGGCCTCACCGTTCCAGATGAAGGCGCGACGCACCCAGCCGAAGGGCTTGGTGACCACGTGCCAGATGCCACCGAAGATCAGGGTCAGACCCAGCCAGATGTGGCCGCCGATGATGTCCTCCATGGAGTTCACACCGATGATCCAGCCCTCACCGCCGAAGGGAGCGCGGAAGAGGTAGCCAAAGACCACACCCGGATCGAGGGTGGGGTTGGTGATCAGGCGAACATCGCCACCACCAGGGGCCCAGGTGTCATAGACGCCGCCGAAGAACATGGCCTTGAAGACCAGCAGCAGGGCGCCAACGCCAAGAAGAATCAGGTGATAACCAATGATGTTGGTCATCTGGTTCTTATCCCGCCAATCCTGGGAGAAGAACGAGGAGTAGTTCTCCAGAATTTCGGGACCACGCAGGGCGTGGTACAGGCCGCCGAGGCCGAGCACGGCTGAGCTGATCAGGTGCAGAACACCAACGACGAAGAAGGGATAGATGTCCA is a genomic window of Synechococcus sp. A10-1-5-1 containing:
- a CDS encoding lysozyme inhibitor LprI family protein → MARRLSLSLALLAAASLAAGTAQAQSQPCANANSTVEMSLCIAKVLEQKDRELAVAMQKVASDASEMPGGQFPTLWKDNLTGFFKTSADPEDQLAAFQQARRNACVYMNSIAFQGTGFGIFVSNCEIRMTDALMESLN
- a CDS encoding MlaD family protein, which gives rise to MTTPSPPTRSHEKLLFLGSGLLLLGAVLVGLAREQHWGQRFLNLRLVAANANGIKPGQEVQISGMQVGQVRSLEMLPNAKVQVKFQIAEKFAPLVGPRSTASQGQQGLVGEHFLVVSPDPQPWPVSLEKHGMRDTTLPYEQPPAISSLMVDLHQTQKALQATLNNTTKLTAKDVPDTLAEVRKAVSGMHDLSLTIHEETKATAPSLRDTLRQVTATGASAKATSDQANQVLAETRPLVLSTLKELQELSTISSKLLQLLLGMNGLEEEPKSR
- the psbC gene encoding photosystem II reaction center protein CP43, encoding MVTLSNPSLSGIGGKDLDSTGYAWWSGNARLINLSGRLLGAHVAHAGLMVFWAGAMMLFEVSHFTFDKPMYEQGLILFPHVATLGYGVGPGGEVVDIYPFFVVGVLHLISSAVLGLGGLYHALRGPEILENYSSFFSQDWRDKNQMTNIIGYHLILLGVGALLLVFKAMFFGGVYDTWAPGGGDVRLITNPTLDPGVVFGYLFRAPFGGEGWIIGVNSMEDIIGGHIWLGLTLIFGGIWHVVTKPFGWVRRAFIWNGEAYLSYSLGALSFMSFIASAYIWFNNTAYPSEFYGPTNAEASQAQSFTFLVRDQRLGANIGSAMGPTGLGKYLMRSPTGEIIFGGETMRFWDFRGPWLEPLRGPNGLSLDKLQNDIQPWQVRRAAEYMTHAPNASLNSVGGIITEPNSVNFVNLRQWLAATQFVLAFFFLVGHLWHAGRARAAAAGFEKGIDRKAEPTLAMPDLD